One genomic region from Pseudoduganella lutea encodes:
- a CDS encoding DUF924 family protein encodes MLVTSQDVLDFWFLPIGVKGHNMQRPEWFRKDDAFDRRVFAEFGDAVEDALAGGLRQWDDEGTQGALARILVLDQFTRNIYRGTPKAFAGDTLALEAALAIDNSGANQTLPAVQRAFSYMPFEHAENLSMQDRSVILFDKLAASSTGFESMLDYAKRHRDVIRKFGRFPHRNAILGRASTPEELAFLETPGSGF; translated from the coding sequence ATGCTCGTCACATCGCAAGACGTACTGGATTTCTGGTTCCTGCCGATCGGCGTGAAGGGCCACAACATGCAGCGGCCGGAATGGTTCCGCAAGGACGACGCGTTCGATCGCCGCGTGTTCGCAGAGTTCGGCGATGCGGTCGAGGATGCGCTGGCGGGTGGGCTGCGGCAGTGGGACGACGAAGGCACGCAGGGCGCGCTGGCGCGCATCCTCGTGCTGGACCAGTTTACGCGCAACATCTACCGCGGCACGCCGAAGGCGTTCGCCGGCGATACGCTGGCGCTCGAAGCGGCGCTGGCAATCGACAATTCCGGCGCCAACCAGACGCTGCCCGCAGTACAGCGGGCGTTTTCATACATGCCGTTCGAGCATGCGGAAAACCTGTCGATGCAGGACCGCTCGGTGATCCTGTTCGACAAGCTGGCGGCCTCGTCCACCGGCTTTGAAAGCATGCTTGATTATGCAAAGCGCCACCGCGACGTGATCCGCAAGTTCGGCCGCTTCCCGCACCGGAACGCCATCCTGGGCCGCGCGTCCACGCCGGAAGAACTGGCGTTCCTGGAAACGCCGGGGTCCGGGTTCTGA